GAGGGTTTTTAGCCCATGTTAGAGAAGTTGTGAAGAACAGAAGTGGACCGGAATTAGTTTCCATTGTATAAGAgttttcagatgtgtttcctgaagaactaCCTAGTCTACCACCTGAAAAGAagatagattttgaaattgatcTAGCGCTTGGTATTAGACCCATATTTATTCCTCCCTATAGAATGGCCCTTGTAGAGTTaaaagaattaaaggaacaacTATAGGAATTAATGGATAAGGGATTCATCAGACCGAATACTTCTCTTGGGGGTGCTCTAGTATTATTTATAAAGAAGAAGAATAGATCATTGAGGCTGTGCATTGACTACAGATAGTTGAACAAGGTAACTATAAAAAACAAGTACCCTCTACCctatattgatgacttgtttaacCAGCTGGCTAGAgttagtaatttttcaaaaatagATTTAAGGTTTAGATACCACTAATTGAAGATTAAGGAGTCAGATATTTCAAAGACTACTTTTTAGACTAGATGTAGAAATTATGAGTTTcttgtaatgccatttgggttaacaaatgcctcAACTGCTTTCATGAATCTCATGAATAGGGTATTCAAATAGTGTTTATATTACTTTGTAatcgtctttattgatgatattttggcatATTCTAGAAGTCTAGAAGAGCATGCGCAACATCTAAGAATAGTCCTTCAGACACTAAGAGAGtgtaagttgtatgctaagttctcTAAGTGTGAGTTCTGGCTGAAGAGTATATCCTTCTTAGGGCATATAGTGTCAAAGAATGGAATCAATGTAGATCTTAAGAAGGTAGAAGCAATGGTAGATTGGCCAAAGCCAACCACAGTGATAGAGATCAAGAGTTTTTTAGGTTGGCtggctattataggagatttgtacctGATTTCTTTAAGATAGCTACTCTAATGACtaagttaactcagaagaatAGAAAGTTTGAATAGAGTGATGAATGTAAAGAGAGTTTTTAGAAGCATAAGGAGTGCCTGATTTTAGTACCAGTACTAGCTCTGCCTACAGGCAACAAAGATTTCAATGTCTACTGTGATGCCCCCAGAGTGGGTTTGGGATGTGTTCTTATGCAGAAGGGAAGAGTAATAGCATATGTTTCAAGATAGTTGAAGAAGCATGAAGCTAATTATCCCATTTATGACTTAAAAATAGTGGCTATAATTTTTGCTCTAAAATTATGGAGACATTATCTTTATGGAGTAAAATGTGAGATTTTCACAGACTATAAGAGTCTCTAGTACATCTTCAAGCAAAAAGAGCTAAATCTCAGATAGAGAAGATGAGTAGAACTACTAAGTGAGTATAACTGTACAATCCAGTACCATCCAGGAAAGGCAAACATTGTTGCAGATACCCTCAATCAAAAATCATTTGGCAGTTGGGCATATATATCCGTAGAAAGATAATCCATCTTGAAAGAGTTGCACTAACTGATTGGAGAAGGGTTACAGCTGGAGTTATTAGCTAAGGGTACCTGGATAGCTCAAATAAAGGTGACACCAGTGTACCTAAGATAAATAATAGAGAAATAGCTTGAAGACCCTGAACTGGTGAAAATAGCAAAAGCGATATAGAAAGGTAAGATAAGTGAGTTTCATTTTGACAGAAAAAGGGTGTTGAGGTACAATAACAAGTTGTGTGTACTAAATAATATCCATCTTACGTGAAATGTTTATGAAGTGAAAATCCACATGAATAATGCATTGCACATGTATGAATGAATGATGAAATTAATAAtagttagtttactcactaagcttgtgtaagcttactCCATTCCCCTAACTCCTAAGTGCAGAGTTACATGATTAGAAGAGTTCTTCGAAGAGAAAGCTTCAGGGTAGTCTTAGCCCTTTTTTATATATGATGTATGGGTAGATGAACATATAACTCATGATGGATTATATTGTGCTACTGCTTGAAGGAaaaatgtaataattatttaatgtataatgatatttatattgtGTAAATCCATTTGAGGGTATGCATATTAGACTATTACACTTTGGAtcttatgtatgttaaggttcaaattatgaaccattaTCATGTATAAATATTTATGCAAGGATGAAAAGACCAAGGTGCAGTGGTTTGATGTATATTAAGATGATGAGATATAGGAATATATGTATGTTTCACAGGTTTCAAGCTTGCTACGTGTTCCAATAGTCTCAAGCTAACCCGATCCCTAGTACCAATAATGGACCCTGGTTTGAATCGTTACAGGGACAATTGAAGGGACTTACTTGATGCACATAATTTTTCGAtaaggtcatggatggcaacttactccttacaaAGGTTCCATAACCATCGTCACCACAGCTTAATGTCTAGAtttgggatagtgggtacataaggggaaggtgttaggcaccccttacacctgttctaacctcgttaatttgagTGCCAGTCTTCtattaatgtttctaaaagtcttatttattatttttttattaaactttttacctaaatatacaatttttaaaCCTGCACACACAAATAATTCAAATAGGGGTTACTATTtataaacaattttcatgcacaattaCTCCctataataactaaaattaattaattattgacaatttgattaacaaataaattcaatttacaaATAACCTTGAGTTtctatttaactaattaatttatttattctaatAAACACACAAGGCTCAAATAATTACAACCTAAAATAGTTTATTTCTAACATaccaatttatttataatttaccaaagagttaatttaatttatttacatgccaaaatttattttttacaaacaaaattaattttaatttacaaatatttgtttaattcaattttcatacAAAAGTGGGTTAAAAAAgcaaacaaaattaatttttattatttatccaataaaatcctattattaccacatgttgtattcaaaattgttattttaaaaatttaagaatattTATCTTAAAATAATTGTAGTTATCATTAGGACAAACTATCTTGAAAAAGGGTATTCTTTTCTAGTATAGCATGTTTATCCCTGTATTGTTCCCATTAAGCTACACGTAAGCTCCACACATTTATTGTATTTCTCAATACTTACCttaggctacttaccaattttatttataatatgaaataaactaataacaatttatattgaaATCTAACATttatatcttaattaatttagacTTCTATTTGGCTAAAACTACCTAATGGCCATGGGTCTTCTGACTTAATTCTAAAACTTCATAACACCATATCACATCATATACAACATTAAAAGTAGatcaaaatacaatttaaaacttaaaaataaaaaattataaaccaACATAAAATTTCTAAATCTAGACAAATTTACAGTATTTtgagatttaaatttttaatgttaTCAAAACATGTACAAAAATTGCACAAAAATTCCATAAGCATGCCAATAcatcataaaaaattataaaattaataattaattaacaaaCCTCActtaataatttacaaaaattgatGTTCACTATTGTTTCACATTAGAGAAATTGACACTGCTTTTTAAAATCATTGTATCTCACAAAGCACAAAAGGTGTTTATATGAAACCAAAGGGAAAAGTTAGCAAAGATCCTAAACTTATTTTTGCTTCAAGAAACAtagaaaaagattaaaaattgAGGAAGATGTAGGCCCTAAAAACCATTTGTTCTACAAATCGAATTTTGCAGATACCCCAATTTTGAATAGCCGTAACTAACTCAAATTTAGAAgctttttttagtaatttttgagcctaaaattattataatttcatgaagaacacaaatataatttttgtaaatttttgcaaaaatgaaaaaagcatgaaatttaataaaaaCATGAACCCTGAAAAGAGATGTGTGCAAAGTTATTGATTTCCCTTAAATTTACCACATAACATGTATGTTATGAATATATGAGATAAATTAGAAGCATATAATCATGAAAACCTAACATATGACatgtttcttgaatatttatcACTTATCACCTTAATAAAATCTTGAATACTTTCTTGACGTAAGAacgaagaaaaggaaagagaggAAAGAAACGGGGCAATGAGAGAGAGTCTCTTCTTTTTCGTGGCTAAGTAAGTCTGTTCTTATTTTTTTCTGTTTTTTTTCTCCTCCCTCTGTCAAGTATTTATAGGGTttagattaaaaattataaaataagttTATATAATCCCAAAATAAGAAGGTTTAAGAAgttttaaaaagaaaaacttattatttaatacaataaaaaaatagtaagtttttgtttatttaatcaaaattcatCACCAGGCCTCATTAGAGCCACAGAACCCAATTAGGTtagttaattttttcttttaataaattctcaaaattaaatttaaataaaaataaattttatttaattaattattttttactttttaaaattattttttccaaAAAACATGTCACCCATGATTATCCATTTTTAATGCCTCTAAATATATCTCACAGTCATACAATTTTTTTCATCATCAGATTCCTCACGGTCTCAATGCATATACCTACAAGGTCACACAAATAGGAGTCTACAGGTTTAGGGTTTGAGATTAGCGTGTTATAGGTTAGTTCTTAGGTAGCTTAAAGATTAGGCACTAGTAGTTTAAGGGTTAGGCATTAGTGGTTTAAAAATTAGGGTTTAAGGATTAGGTGTTTAGGGTTAGGCATTAGTGGTTTAAAAATTAGGGTTTAAGGATTAGGTGTTTAGGGTTAGGCTTAGGAGTCCAGGTGATTTAAGGGTTAGCAGGTTAGGTGTTAAATTTTAGGTGTTAGACATTAGTGGTTTAGGGATTAAGCGTTAGCAATTTAAGGATTAAAGTTAAGAGTTAACAATTTAGAGGTAAGATTATATGTAATTTAAGGTgcaacggcccggcccactggctagtattgtctgctttggcccagCTTATACTAGGCCTCACGGATTTATCCTTTGGGCTTATACACCCAAAAGTGTGCTAACCAGTGTTCTAAGACCACCCAATTTAAGTCCAGGATCTCTCTCGTACTTtgtcgatgtgagatttgcctataGGATCTTTTCttccccccttttgggactcagcgtcctcgctgaggtttgccccaccatcgctcaagaggccACACagagtgctctgataccaattgtaacggcccggcccactggctagtattgtccactttggcccagCTCATACTAGGCCTCATGAATTTGTCCCTGGGCTTTTACACCCAAAAGAACGCTAACCAGTGTTCCAATACCACCCAATTTAAGTCCAGAATCTctcccgtgctttgccgatgtgggatttgcctaggagacctttctcccccccttccCCCCTTAGGCAAATATCACATTGGCAAAGCACGGGAGAGATCTTAGACTTAAATTAGATGGTTTTGGAATACTGGTTAGCGTTCTTTTGGGTGTAAAAGCCCAAGGGACAAATTCATGAGGCCTAGTATGAGctgggccaaagtggacaatactaAGGCTGctataattggtatcagagcactctGTGTGGCCTCttaagcgatggtggggcaaacctcagcgaggacgctgagtcccaaaagggggggagaaaagATCCtataggcaaatctcacatcgacaAAGTATGGAAGAGATCCTGGACTTAAATTGGGTGGTCTTAGAACACTGATTAGCACATTTTTAGGTGCAGAAGCCCAAAGGATAAATCCATGAGGCCTagtcaaagcggacaatactagccagtgggccgggccgttacaattggtatcagagcactccCCGTGGCCTCTTGAGTGATGGTGGGATAAACCTTTACGAGGACGCTAAGTCCCAAAAGGAGAGGAGAAAAGGTCTCTTAagtaaatcccacatcgacaaagcacgagAGAGATCCTGGACTTAAATTGGGTGGTCTTGGAACAATGCAGACAACCAAAAGGAGGGGagaaaaggtcccttaggcaaatcccacatcggcaaagcacgggagAGATCCTAGACTTAAATTAAGTAGTCTTAGAACACTGCGGACAATACTAGCTAGTGAGCCGGACAATTACATAAGGGTTTGGTTTTAGGTTTTAAGGGTTAGGCGTTAGTAGTTTATGGATTAGGTGTCAGCAATTTAGGGATTATGATTAGGGGTTGGCATTTTAGAGTTTAGGGTTTTAGTGGTTTAGAACTTAAGAGTTAGAGGCTTAGGGTTGGGGTCAGGAGTTAGGATTAGGAGTTAGACAATTTATGTATTAGGTGGTTTAGGGTTTAGGATCAACTATTAGGTAGTTTAAGGATTAGTGTTAGGGATTATGTGGTTTAGGAGTTAACAGTTAGCGATTTACGGATTAGGAGTTAACAGTTAGCGATTTACGGATTGGGGTTAAGGGTTAAAGATTAATGTGTTAAAGATTATTGTTAATTGGTTTAAGAGTTAGGGGTTAGTAGTTTAGGGATTACACATTAGCAATTCAGGGATTAAGCATCAGCCATTTTTGGATTAGAGTTACAAGTTAGGAGTTTAAAGGTTAGGTATAAAGTGGAGATTAAAGTTTAGGATTTAGGATTTAAGATTTATTGAAATTCCCCTGTAGTAGATTTAACTGGCATAAATTTGATTGAGGTCAGACCTTGTTGAATATTTGGCTTAGCAAATTACTTGCATGGAATGGAACCCCAAATATACATTAAAATGAAATGATGTTATGTACTAAAGAGGGCGAAGTAAATGAAATAGTTTTATTTGTATCTTTTGGCATCAAAAAATGAAATAGTTTTAACTACTATTTCTCTTGTTTATTTCCCCGAGGTTTTtagtattataataatattattttgttgCATAAACAGATGTGGATTTACCACTCTAACAGAGTGGCTATGGGCACAGACGATGAGATGCACAGCCTCAAAAGCCTAAATGCAATTAACTATGAAAAAGAAGGGAAGAAAAAGATGGTACTAGTGTACCAGATACTAGTAGCGTAGTGTACAGAGAGAGAATGGAGGAAATGTCATGTCAAAACAACACAACATGCTCCAAATCTCTGATGAGTCTGAGTAGGGAGTCATAATAAAAACAAACACATCCTCTCACTCTCAATCACTCtactctctcttcctttcttcttcttcttcttctctatctctctctcactCACACTCACACTCACGGCCTGTTTTTGCTTTCTCCGCGTCTCCCTAGCCCCTGCTTCTGGGGGACTTTCCCCTTCTTCCTTGCTGATATTaccactctctctccctctctctctctctctctctctctctaagacTAAAACTGACTTTTcatccctttctctctctctctctctctctctcttcccccATGCGTTAGGCACGCCCACTCACCATCATCTTTATATGCATATTCTTTGCCATTTGTTTCCGGCGAACAAGTAGAAGAGATAAGAGAGCAAAAAAGAAGACAAATTTGCATGAACCCTTAACTATATTGTTTTTGAGTTTCCACAAAGGCAATAAAGGAGGGCTTCATCTCTCGACTTTCCAGTTGCAAGCTAAAAAGATAAACTAAAGAAAGACAAAACATACAGAGAAGCTGAGGCGTGAAAAGCTTTCAAGTCTGAGGAGATCCATATCTCCATCCTTTCCACCATCATAAAAGCGGCAAAAGTgttggaagaaagaaaagaataaaaaGAAACAAGGTTTGACTGTAGAAGTCGAAGTCACGCTGCTCACGCACCTACTTGCACTTGTATTACTTCTTTATCAATCATACAGATGCATTTCTTCTCttgttgctattttcttttaaactaatatatatgtgtatatttttattttatgttatttttatcaAAGTTTAAAGACAAAAAGAATAGAATTAGGCAAATTCTTAATCCCAAGATCTCCCACAGTCCGAGTCAGAGGCTTCTTTTATTCTTTCCatatctttctctctctctcaccttCTTTCTCTTTCATTTGCGGTATGTGATTCAAGTTTTCTATAATATGGCAGCTGTGGTTCATCCCGAGATATTTCATATGTCCTTCTCACTCAAAGGTCTCATCTTTACAGAAAAATGAGTAAGTAAAAATGATAAAAATGTACCAATGGAAAAAATTCAAGCGAGATCTGCTCCCGAACCTTTCCATTGAAAAGAGTGAAACAAAACTTTACTACACGAGATCCAATCTACTAAAATCAACCTTCTTTTCTATCTCGTTTCCTTCCTTCCTATTCCATTCTCAAATCAACCCTCCAAAAGTCCCTTCCCGGTCAGGCGGCCTGCAACCTTCCTTTCTCTCTCAGCAGTGGCACAGCAGCTACTAGTAGTTACTTAGGGTTTCTGGGTGTGGCCCCAACTATTAaagcaatggagggagaagagataTGTATCACTTTGCTAACCGCAAATCTTCCATTAGCTGCGTAATTTATATTTGCTGCCCTTTCTGATCTAGATCTCTGAATTTCCAGAGAAGTTAGGGAGATTATCATTTTTTATTCCTTAATCAGAAGAGATTGAGAAGTCAGTAATTATAGGCACAGATCCTGCAAGGGTAATCTTTCCATTCTAAAGTGTCGTGAGTGAAGAGATTTTCTTCAAATATAAAGCCATCAACCCTACTACCCTTTTTCTTGCATTAATCGCACGTATAGCTTGTCTCGATTAAATTACTCGTCTTTTGAGATGTTTCATCTCCTACATAAACACAAGTCCAAACCCTAAAACTAGCCATTTCAGCCGCCCTGCTGATGCTCCATAGATTTATCTCTTGTTCTCAGATCTCTCACAACTAATTTCATCCTTTGTACAATTTGTTTGTTTTCTCTGCATATATATTAAAGTTTTATTATTCTCCCTTTATGCGCTTATAGAGCAAACTTCTCCCTACATAAAATACATTAACTGAAATCAAAACTCGGTTTATTGATCGTCCCTAAATTGTTATGGTATATCTGTCATGACTTGCGGGTTTCTTCCCACTTTAATTTACATATGTTCTTACTGTTTCGCTTTGATAATATTGTTTGACCTCATATGCAATGTTTATATATGACAGAGGGGAAGGGGGAACATGGCTTCGTCATCGAATTCTCCATGTGCAGCCTGCAAGTTCCTGAGGAGAAAATGCCAACCGGAATGCGTCTTTGCCCCCTATTTTCCACCGGACCAGCCCCAAAAATTCGCCAACGTGCACAAAGTGTTTGGAGCAAGCAATGTCACAAAACTACTAAACGAGTTGCACCCCTCCCAGCGAGAGGATGCCGTGAATTCCTTGGCATATGAGGCCGATATGCGTCTTCGTGACCCAGTCTACGGCTGCGTTGGGGTCATCTCTCTTTTGCAGCACCAACTTCGCCAGCTGCAGATGGATCTAAGCTGTGCCAAATCTGAACTCTCCAAATATCAGAACCTAGGCATCACTGGCCATGCCGGTCTATTCGCTGCAGCGGCTGCTGCAGCCACAGCTACTACACACAATCATAATCATCACCACCACCATCCTCAGAACATTGGGATCAATCTAATCGGAGCTGGCGGTGGGGGAAGggaccaccactaccaccaccaatTTTTTCCCAGGGATCAGCAGCAGATGATGAGGAGCTTTGATACTGCCAACAACTACGATGCAAGCCTTCTGGCCATGAATGTCTCTGCAAGTATTGGACAGCTGAGTCAGTTCCAGCAACCCAGGGCTGCTGCGGGAGATGACCGCCGCACCATTGATCCCTCTTGATTTTCTGATTATTGCCTGGTTAGTTTGTTTTCCAACACATAATATCAGTATTGTTTATTTTACTATATGATTTTTTCTTATCTAGAATTActcaaaattatataaaaaaatgatatcgagcCCAAGAAAATTACCGATTTACCAAtccaattaaatataaattttctgttCGATCCgttgaaattaattttataaacaaaaaaggaaaataaatcaaTTTGTTGAGGGAAATAACTATCAAGCATTAAATTACATGAAATGTTGACCGTTTAATTCTAAATTTTGGTAAATTTTTCCATATGCATCCTTCATatgtcaaaaaatttttaaagagAAGATTTCTAACACGCACTATGAAATTTACCATCATTATATTAAGTTAttaatcataaaataaatttactaTCAATTTAATATTTTAGGATTTAAATAGCAAATAATTCCACTTGGAGAAACGAGAAAGACGTTGCTCAATTGGAAATGGTTGGCACAATATGtacataaattaatataatacgTACATATCCATAGGATTTGTGTCGATACCTCGTTCTTTCTTAGTTTTGATGttacatatataatatatatgCAGGCCTGTACTATTGATGGAATCAATCAAACGAGAGATGGCAATTTTATCTTCACTTGACAGCCGTTGCATAGACAAATTTTTCTATGTCGAGTTTACATATCTCTTTACTTTTTCCCTCTTTCAACCATCAAAAATCATCTCAAGGAAATATATGTTTGCCATGCCAAAAATGTACTTGCTTCTCCAGCATTACAGTAACACCAGTAGTTCGTGGGGTTTTCTGCCTCTTAAAATGTGCCATGGCAGGCATGGACTGGTTTTGTTATTTCCACCCTCTTGAAATTTTCTCTTTAAACAGTTAAATGGACAACAACATTATTTACAATTTGAAgctacatttttctttttcttttgtttcgtAGTtgatgcttcaaccatggattattgTATTTTGCTTTATTTAAATGATGAACCTGCGTTATGATATGGTTCGGAATCCCAAGTAGAGCTGTTTGTGAGAAATGCTTGATTAAATTTTTGCACATATCTAGAGTAATTAGTGGATCTATCAATTTTCTAGTAGATCCattaaattttttgaaaaatcTAGATTTAGATTCGATAATTTTCTTTCTTGTAATtaagagatgaaaaaaaaaaaacgataTAAACTAGCGAGGTATAGAAACAAGTAAATCTAACTAATGAGTGAATTATACAATGAGAATAATTTATAGTCAGCCCCTAAAGTTTAGTAAAATTCACAGGTTaatctttattttaaatttagGTAGCGATTAGGTCCCTTGAGTTTCAACTCCGTTAAACAAATTGAATTTTCTGTTAAGATGAGGGCAAAGTTGCTAACGTCTTTTAACTgtgataaatttttataatgacaAAAATGCCTTTGAAAGGCGGGAGTGGCCTGTTATTTCCCTCCTTCATCTGCAAATTctcagctctctctctctctccctctaccTACCTACAAAGCTTTCCGCATTAGTGCCTTTTCAGCTTCCTTTTCCTTTGTTTCCAACAAAACCGCCACAACCACAGGCATTACTTTCGTCTTGAAAATGCAGTAGTTCATGGTCTCCACCACTTGAATTTTTCTCCATCGACGCGCTTAACAAGTTCCGCGTTCGGTTTTACCGAGGGTTTCGCTGAGCTGCTTCTCACTGTTATTCATCGGTCTAACCATGGCCTGGACTGACAGACGCGAGCCGTTGCCTGCGAGTGCTTGCGTGAATTGGAGAAGTGTTCTTTGAATGCCGTCTATAACATCATAAAACTCGTCTTATTGCATTCATGAATCATGAACTTGGGGGTTGAAAATTTGCCCACTCCATGTGTTCGGACATTTGCACACACAttagatatattatttataattttggctCGATGATCTGTTACATGCTGACAATGGATTCCTGCCTTTAAAACCCATGTTTGCTCTCTGGTATTGCTGGCCATTTGTGGAGCTTGTGTCAAAGTGAGCGAACTCATTCCTGTCAGTTTTATCTTTTGTTGTTTAGTATAGTTGTTTACAATGTCTGCTCTTTTCCTTCTTTAATTGAGAGAGCTCAGAGATCAATGACGTTACCCAAGAGTCAGCACAACTTTGGTCATCGTCTTGTCCATCTTCAGACATGCAGGTCAAGCTAGGTGGATTGCTACTATAGTAACCTTAGTAGGAACCTGAAACATAGATTTTGATGAACTTTTCTGTTGATTGTTGACTTGAATTTGTGCTTCTAAACTATGAAGCCTACTTGCCGTTGTGGCATACATGTTCCTCGAAGCCTGAAGTCACTATTACGCTTTGCTAAA
This sequence is a window from Hevea brasiliensis isolate MT/VB/25A 57/8 chromosome 10, ASM3005281v1, whole genome shotgun sequence. Protein-coding genes within it:
- the LOC110632930 gene encoding protein ASYMMETRIC LEAVES 2 isoform X1 codes for the protein MRGRGNMASSSNSPCAACKFLRRKCQPECVFAPYFPPDQPQKFANVHKVFGASNVTKLLNELHPSQREDAVNSLAYEADMRLRDPVYGCVGVISLLQHQLRQLQMDLSCAKSELSKYQNLGITGHAGLFAAAAAAATATTHNHNHHHHHPQNIGINLIGAGGGGRDHHYHHQFFPRDQQQMMRSFDTANNYDASLLAMNVSASIGQLSQFQQPRAAAGDDRRTIDPS
- the LOC110632930 gene encoding protein ASYMMETRIC LEAVES 2 isoform X2; its protein translation is MASSSNSPCAACKFLRRKCQPECVFAPYFPPDQPQKFANVHKVFGASNVTKLLNELHPSQREDAVNSLAYEADMRLRDPVYGCVGVISLLQHQLRQLQMDLSCAKSELSKYQNLGITGHAGLFAAAAAAATATTHNHNHHHHHPQNIGINLIGAGGGGRDHHYHHQFFPRDQQQMMRSFDTANNYDASLLAMNVSASIGQLSQFQQPRAAAGDDRRTIDPS